A genomic stretch from Plasmodium brasilianum strain Bolivian I chromosome 9, whole genome shotgun sequence includes:
- a CDS encoding hypothetical protein (conserved Plasmodium protein) codes for MHFEEEKNKNDNPITVYNKGEKRNKKKLSFFNGFDDFKINYSFRRKNNCSDTIKNSLESDNDSGTRDKEDDIKKLIKIIKNSNIDRHFYFKKLSKNDLYKIFVYSNFLTKSLILYPPLIHHFENIIEKIKKIKYETNFPIIDNQLIFPSLSSITKNENHQIKQNYNDEKDIVDNYSLTKNEKMRDHSGEKKCFLEMEKTVSLSSLNKCLNEGEDNCNNKILYLKEQLDSTFSNNIEQSKNNVTLNANISPDTSPNTEINPNINTDFHTNAMNYTNNTSGNNNDSNNKSNKIKNVLFDEHNYSGKNINSCTFDKEIMIQGKCQNFLKHNFRSNCENKNADKQNVFQHPDINMNSAYSINNMHVKDPNREYNCNSLNHPSNNDTTNTLNVSLDKNVRVYKNINEYDIIELKISTSFNNKYICRYIGIHSGMTLYNIHRCICICLGMKKEDTDNYLHVFILNNGNIYGSGKKCSVSIIRKIQINTDRHITFKHIIKTPLYLYKSKDGNNNTFRNQFPTNNTNSFDAKTFGNHEHHYSNLSSVNSSNMDLNNVNSSNAYVSNVKNNNMVNINMRDIGMNGTASNDIKGYNLEMGNLSIHNIHMNSSNVNNMHLSNDTHLNNLETIKHSNDAQCFNELNGMDDNYDMANKTRNVDNLDNMDNYNSIKNLGFIKNINKICNLNDYSNNLINNIDINMSNNHTNISKSNCSDGLNNITCNNNFFNNNYINQVNMNEYFTNNSCINNSNNINISSFNYKCAYNLNVNRMNVVNNNFNQNEHMNESTPNNNFRMNEFSESYSELNNNKRKTNFNYNNVLNDYHANNNRSDKDPQILNDVTIMKNMSNSIKDSGKKDCISMKDKNGSNQGDNSSSSSTVNGNNNNDEPSYDFNPVSSEYFIKKQNDVSSKMAVFDGSSGPYFNGENMNHMINTPSNDNIPHNNIVSDKADITNSTIYSSIDNSMYNLQPNDVNNPSNNMKINHQNRFINSDINSNYCYFINPSTTFNDHINHDTFNVNNINNINNKNDFLNNKNMENSNYSTLNNNNYYTSKNSLNNSIYVNNSRHPNNILNLSTNMKPLNTSYTSFYNQKNHISAYTNPFKQTYTNITNNENNEAYDDTNKNIMYGSLMNSTFNEHDINLSNCCNSCGLLDDTSSINNTSYFSEHMNNEVVSDPVVSSPTMSNSIMRNANMNNPIMDIPIMSNPIMNGIKVFNTQDINDYFGKVKYESFSPDKNMKSKEKIRNVPEIKNKDVPSTRMSTCTVNYDDVTNKLLNDSRSMNNIDNINNENNNFPLQLQLNDSSKVENMNQENPRNNRKESAEEQRAQEIKNSNEDDLNQNGKIELMCEQKLDLSVEFNTIAQIKGMNELNKKNKIEQSASKEYLIFHDNDHANYEKEKNNDDETAEMACENVSNFPEGDKYIETELYGEIKDEIAQNDDIARNNEISRNEGEKIKKGELQEENQNLNSKSNTIKRKKESTKIMEDYKGRVFKCKNIPSEVIRNSGKSDKFDSFDNYSCSHGSCSDNEKMNTLLINNTCEKDPSDIENGNMMYCDINTKFENKAINSIYSDKNLKTLCDTYDKYTLANTKVNKFSNMDDTYSGTPEKNNCDKSFHRLSYNDSEIFYIKEKIIDNHYFPFSEIGKQKTLNKCMTTEISSNNSTILDSLRNKKIKRNFTYNYVQEISNDSLYVVSEGKEVDVKTDMFQKTNENVAKTELYNSSHFNDIKIQNELDPASEEDLLEKAKNKDMRNDNKNEDGWKSGSNNGSKNDIENEGKNGSKNGSKNESTKNSHKNNSTHYVDKLILFPSFQGMNLPLNSFNATNNAILDEELDLNKEFNGQEDDHLMNERQIYIKCINKYITNTNNVNFNNNHTYNIKNRNNLYSTKNMNYYNDLAPNKTNGPYNTNEFPTLEIENNFNYDKQEYIQENGQIGSSKFWSENYYLGNKSSDIGKTNHIVPSSFEDNTMPKEHSENINNTNLYLYYNNYNKFTSNIHDDNQNAFNAQNKLNLYNNSSFYYRNENSQVNSQYIHIDNCENNIGSNSNNCQGYINSYRINQQNGINFDNSGKYFVGKSRFHTPSNSFMTTDNAVDNVIDTVVHTDFDTTVDTVVRDIVNPSPNTFNHTYNDNLIEKIYPFYISNFNFTEPVRENYQHPYNNIIPRYKAAQEEDVYFTDPNNTHKESVEENYNHPLHEYDVKNKIEKMSIGLNIKENNNSDVAHSTSVSNNGNINGMLTMSNKNYYRATTDISAVNTENSSNIYMPPSSTSTGYNNDYNNSSSYELFITQRNNQYNLCNDLCNISGNKTYLSSLKNENIINNYNDYACNNTSFMMNENVNDDLSGKCTIKNIYNVGNNFNQNYYYNVNSGGYLNTNNSNLGEKDFIGKKEMEQKCFISTNDISSNDYVKNDGMPNLRKDDKQIDNDNNINDNSNGSSNGNYNSNSSNNDNNNSNSSNNDNNNSNRNNNADVNNHNDEINNENNDDNYDENNDENNDENNDENNEDNNEENNEYNNEDNLKNMQEDNSTINDYSSSVDINEEDISNFEENKSSFSMLYLFGKVKFYISIIDIIHNKTNSHDLLWVPRCCNGSYGTFLKNNYLNSNEINKYIPEDNIDIDCINLKLMETRFSKNVASSRTTKRKRMIDIDKTVLHFYKEHISEFFNNKNKIIRLTKKLCKYKKKRKYNNSHNESSKNGVHHSTYTYDKCKNISNSINNATLYKGKKKKNQNTVSKGSLKSTAKSAARNSSINPTNNTSINTSMNGTNNVNDTNDDNDNYDNYKENYSNNGEGNRDDNNYDNNYGNNDDSSCDSGVPKPSTLEGSKVLNQNLINNNGVINENLTGNTNNAIYKNICNNHNLFNDSFVNSSMHSVVTNRKLIGNNILSNIICQSFNQNDELIINQNMTEEEPSFVDHVSNSSASPNTCYMNFSNNYYCNDSGSSNCNGINNNCNNGYSSNSSNNSNSNNGNTSNSFNPNYYNNPKNGRRTNDIKAYTNSYNKNTSTNTSLNISQLVEGNNNFINISNTFINTNFAKEFRQTNDLLLKQKNFDLNIQ; via the exons atgcacttcgaggaagaaaaaaacaaaaatgataacCCAATAACAGTTTATAATAAGGgtgaaaaaaggaacaaaaaaaaactgtCCTTTTTTAACGGTTTTGatgattttaaaattaattattccTTTCGTAGAAAAAATAACTGTTCTGACACAATTAAAAATTCTCTAGAAAGTGATAATGATAGTGGTACTAGAGATAAAGaagatgatataaaaaagttaattaaaataataaaaaatagcaaCATTGACagacatttttattttaaaaaattaagtaaaaatgatttgtataaaatatttgtctattcaaattttttaacaaaatcattaattttatatcctCCTTTGATTCatcattttgaaaatattatagagaaaattaaaaaaataaaatatgaaacaaATTTTCCAATAATAGATAATCAATTAATATTTCCCTCTTTATCAAGTATAAccaaaaatgaaaatcatcaaattaagcaaaattataatgatgaaaaagaTATAGTTGATAACTATTCTTTaactaaaaatgaaaagatgaGAGACCATTCGGGTGAAAAGAAATGTTTTttagaaatggaaaaaacagTATCCTTGtcttcattaaataaatgcTTGAACGAAGGGGAagataattgtaataataaaattctaTATCTAAAAGAGCAACTGGATAGTActtttagtaataatattgaaCAATCGAAGAACAATGTGACGTTAAATGCTAACATTAGCCCAGACACTTCCCCTAACACTGAGATTAACCCTAACATTAACACCGATTTCCACACAAACGCCATGAACTATACGAACAATACGAGTGGCAATAATAATGACAGTAACAATAAaagtaacaaaataaagaatgtGCTATTTGATGAACATAACTACTctggtaaaaatattaatagttGCACTTTtgataaagaaataatgataCAGGGGAAATGCCAGAATTTcttaaaacataattttcGTTCTAATTgcgaaaataaaaatgcagaTAAACAAAATGTTTTTCAACATCctgatataaatatgaacagtGCATATTCCATCAATAATATGCATGTCAAAGACCCAAACCGTGAATACAACTGTAACAGTTTAAATCATCCCTCAAATAACGATACAACTAATACGTTAAATGTATCGTTAGATAAAAATGTCCgtgtttataaaaacataaatgagTACGATATTATAGAACTGAAAATAAGTACCTCCTTCAacaataaatacatatgcaGATACATAG GTATTCATAGCGGTATGACATTATACAATATACACagatgcatatgtatatgtttaggCATGAAAAAAGAGGATACGGATAATTATTTgcatgtttttatattaaataatggaaatatatatggCAGCGGGAAAAAATGCAGTGTTAGCATTATCagaaaaattcaaataaatacTGATCGTCACATTACTTTTaagcatataataaaaactcCATTATATCTTTATAAATCGAAAgatggaaataataatacttttaGGAATCAATTTCCTACGAATAATACAAATTCTTTCGATGCTAAAACCTTCGGCAATCATGAGCATCATTATAGTAACTTGAGCAGTGTAAACAGTAGTAACATGGACCTGAATAACGTAAACAGTAGTAACGCATACGTCAGTAACGTAAAAAACAATAACATGGTTAACATAAACATGAGGGACATAGGAATGAATGGCACAGCATCAAATGACATAAAGGGTTACAACTTAGAAATGGGTAACTTAAGCattcataatatacatatgaacagTTCAAACGTGAATAATATGCATTTGAGTAATGACACTCATTTAAACAATTTAGAAACTATTAAACATTCAAATGATGCACAATGCTTTAACGAGTTAAATGGTATGGATGATAATTATGATATGGCAAATAAAACTAGAAATGTTGATAATTTGGATAATATGgataattataatagtataaaaaatctaggattcattaaaaacataaacaaaatatgtaaCTTAAACGACTATTCCAATAACCTGATCAATAACatagatataaatatgagTAATAACCATACTAATATCTCGAAAAGTAACTGCAGTGATGGTCTAAACAATATTacttgtaataataatttttttaacaacaATTACATAAATCAAGTAAATATGAATGAATATTTTACCAATAATTCATGTATAAACAATAgtaacaatattaatatttctagTTTTAATTACAAATGTGCATACAACCTAAACGTAAATAGAATGAATGTTGTTAATAACAACTTTAATCAGAATGAACATATGAATGAAAGTACCCCCAATAACAATTTTCGCATGAATGAATTCAGCGAATCATATTcagaattaaataataataaaagaaaaacaaattttaattataataatgttttaaatGATTACCATGCTAATAATAATCGCTCAGATAAAGACCcacaaatattaaatgatGTCACCATAATGAAAAACATGAGTAATAGCATTAAAGACAGTGGGAAAAAAGATTGTATAAGTATGAAGGATAAAAATGGCAGTAATCAAGGagataatagtagtagtagcagcaCAGTTAATGgcaataataacaatgacGAACCATCTTATGATTTCAATCCTGTTTCTAGTGagtatttcataaaaaaacaaaatgatgTATCATCTAAAATGGCCGTATTTGATGGAAGTAGTGGCCCTTATTTCAATGGGGAAAATATGAACCATATGATTAATACTCCATCAAATGATAATATCCCACACAATAATATAGTTTCTGATAAGGCTGACATAACAAATAGTACCATTTATAGTTCAATTGATAATAGTATGTATAATCTACAACCAAATGATGTAAATAACCCCTCAAATAAcatgaaaataaatcatCAAAATCGATTTATAAATTCTGACATTAATTctaattattgttattttataaatccATCGACCACTTTTAACGATCATATAAATCATGACActtttaatgtaaataatataaataatataaataataaaaatgattttctgaataataaaaatatggaaaattcGAATTATTcaacattaaataataataactattACACAAgtaaaaattcattaaataattctatttatgtaaataattcAAGACATCCCAATAATATACTTAACCTTTCAACGAATATGAAGCCTTTAAATACTTCATATACATCTTTCTATAATCAGAAGAATCATATTAGTGCATATACCAATCCCTTTAAACAAACTTACACGAATATAACGAATAACGAAAATAATGAAGCTTATGATgatactaataaaaatatcatgTATGGAAGTTTAATGAACAGTACTTTTAATGAGCACGATATTAACCTTTCCAATTGCTGCAATTCTTGTGGATTACTTGATGATACCTCCTCCATAAACAACACTTCTTATTTTAGTGAACATATGAATAACGAGGTTGTGAGTGACCCAGTTGTAAGTAGCCCTACTATGAGCAACTCTATTATGAGAAACGCTAATATGAATAACCCTATTATGGATATCCCCATAATGAGCAACCCTATTATGAATGGCATAAAAGTATTTAATACCCAAGACATAAACGACTATTTTGGTAAGGTAAAATATGAATCTTTTAGTCcagataaaaatatgaaatctaaagaaaaaataagaaatgttccggaaataaaaaacaagGATGTTCCTAGTACTCGTATGAGTACCTGTACTGTAAACTATGATGATGTCACAAATAAACTACTTAATGATAGTAGAAGCATGaataatatagataatattaataatgagAATAATAATTTCCCTTTGCAATTACAATTAAATGACTCTTCTAAGGTAGAAAATATGAATCAAGAGAATCCTCGAAACAACAGAAAAGAATCAGCTGAAGAGCAAAGAGCACAAGAAATCAAAAATTCGAATGAAGATGACTTAAATCAGAATGGTAAAATAGAATTAATGTGTGAACAAAAACTAGATCTAAGCGTAGAATTTAATACAATAGCCCAAATAAAGGGGATGAACGAactgaacaaaaaaaataaaatcgaACAGAGTGCTTCAAAAGAGTATTTAATTTTCCATGATAATGACCATGCgaattatgaaaaagaaaaaaataatgatgatgagACTGCGGAAATGGCATGTGAAAATGTTTCGAATTTTCCTGAAGGTGACAAATATATCGAAACAGAACTTTATGGTGAAATAAAAGATGAAATAGCTCAAAATGACGATATAGCtcgaaataatgaaatatctCGAAATGagggggaaaaaattaaaaaaggagaacTTCAAGAGGAAaatcaaaatttaaattcaAAATCAAATacgataaaaagaaaaaaggagagTACTAAAATTATGGAAGACTACAAGGGGCGTGTTTTTAAATGTAAGAATATACCCTCAGAAGTAATTAGAAATAGCGGAAAAAGTGATAAATTTGATTCATTCGATAATTACAGTTGTAGCCATGGCAGTTGCAGTgacaatgaaaaaatgaataccCTATTGATCAACAATACATGTGAAAAGGATCCCAGTGATATTGAAAACGGAAACATGATGTATTGTGacataaatacaaaatttgaaaataaagcAATAAACAGTATCTATTCAGATAAAAATTTGAAGACCCTATGTGATACGTATGACAAGTATACACTTGCAAACACAAAAGTAAacaaattttcaaatatggATGATACATATAGTGGTACtccagaaaaaaataattgcgATAAAAGCTTTCATCGGCTTTCATATAATGATTCCgaaattttctatataaaagaaaaaattattgataatcattattttcctttttcagaAATAGGAAAACAAAAGACTTTAAACAAGTGCATGACAACAGAGATAAGTAGTAACAATTCTACTATTTTGGATTCAttacgaaataaaaaaataaaaagaaattttacatataactACGTTCAAGAGATAAGTAACGATTCACTTTATGTTGTCTCTGAGGGGAAGGAAGTGGATGTAAAAACGGACATGTTCCAAAAGACGAATGAAAATGTAGCTAAGACggaattatataattcttcccattttaatgatataaaaattcaaaatgaaTTAGATCCAGCGAGTGAAGAAGACCTCCTGGAAAAGGCGAAAAATAAGGACATGAGAAATGATAACAAAAACGAAGACGGATGGAAAAGTGGAAGTAATAACGGAAGTAAGAACGATATCGAAAATGAAGGCAAAAACGGAAGTAAAAACGGAAGTAAAAACGAAAGCACGAAAAATTCCCACAAAAATAACAGTACTCATTACGTTGATAAACTGATTCTTTTCCCCTCATTTCAGGGAATGAATCTTCCTTTAAACAGTTTTAATGCAACAAATAATGCAATTTTAGATGAAGAATTAGActtaaataaagaatttaacGGTCAAGAAGATGATCACCTTATGAATGAACGgcagatatatattaagtgtattaacaaatatatcACAAACACAAATAATGTGAATTTCAATAATAATCatacatataacataaaaaataggaataatttatatagtacaaaaaatatgaattattataatgatcTTGCTCCTAATAAGACAAATGGACCATATAACACAAATGAATTTCCAACAttagaaatagaaaataatttcaatTATGATAAACAAGAATATATACAAGAAAATGGTCAAATTGGAAGTTCTAAATTTTGGAGTGAAAATTATTACTTAGGTAATAAAAGTAGTGATATAGGTAAGACCAACCATATCGTTCCATCATCATTTGAAGATAATACTATGCCAAAAGAGCATtctgaaaatataaataatacgaatttgtatttatattataataattacaataaattTACTAGTAATATACACGATGATAACCAGAACGCATTTAATGCACAAAACAAgcttaatttatataataattcatcATTCTATTATAGAAATGAAAATAGCCAAGTAAATTCacaatacatacatatagacaattgtgaaaataatataggcagtaatagtaacaattGTCAAGGTTATATAAACAGCTATCGAATAAACCAGCAAAATGGCATAAATTTTGATAACTCAGGTAAATACTTCGTAGGAAAAAGCAGATTTCATACGCCTTCCAACAGTTTTATGACCACAGATAATGCTGTCGATAATGTTATTGATACTGTTGTTCACACAGATTTCGATACAACTGTTGATACGGTTGTCAGAGACATCGTCAACCCTTCCCCTAATACCTTTAATCATACgtataatgataatttaattgaaaaaatatatcctttttatatttctaattttaattttacagaACCAGTTAGAGAAAATTACCAACACccttataataatattataccaAGATATAAAGCAGCACAAGAAGAGGACGTATATTTCACTGATCCAAATAATACGCATAAAGAATCTGTTGAAGAAAATTACAACCACCCATTACATGAGTAtgatgttaaaaataaaatagagaaaatgAGTATTGGCTTGAACAtcaaggaaaataataattcagaTGTTGCACACAGTACCAGTGTTAGCAATAACGGTAATATTAATGGAATGCTTACCATGAgcaataaaaattactacAGAGCAACTACTGACATTAGCGCTGTTAATACTGAGAATTCTTCCAACATTTATATGCCACCTAGTAGCACTAGCACTGGTTATAATAACGACTACAACAATAGTAGCAGctatgaattatttattactcAAAGAAACAACCAATACAACTTATGTAATGATCTATGTAATATATCAGGAAACAAAACTTATCTTTcctctttaaaaaatgaaaatataataaacaattACAATGATTATGCATGCAATAATACATCATTCATGATGAACGAAAATGTAAATGATGATTTATCAGGGAAATgtactattaaaaatatttacaatgtAGGTAATAACTTCaatcaaaattattattataatgtaaattCAGGAGGTTATTTAAATACGAATAATTCAAATCTGGGTGAAAAAGATTTTATaggtaaaaaagaaatggaaCAAAAATGTTTCATTAGCACAAATGATATAAGCTCAAATGATTACGTGAAAAACGATGGTATGCCTAATTTGAGAAAGGATGATAAGCAGAtagataatgataataatatcaatGATAATAGTAATGGTAGTAGTAATGGTAATTATAACAGCAATAGcagtaataatgataataataacagcaatagcagtaataatgataataataacagcaaCAGGAACAATAATGCTGACGTTAATAACCACAATGatgaaattaataatgaaaataatgatgacaattatgatgaaaataatgatgaaaataatgatgaaaataatgatgaaaataatgaggATAACAATGAGGAAAATAACGAGTATAATAATGaggataatttaaaaaatatgcaagaAGATAACAGCACAATCAATGATTATTCAAGTTCCGTTGATATAAATGAAGAGGATATAAGCAATTTCgaagaaaataaatcaaGTTTTTCTATGTTATATTTGTTTGGAAaagttaaattttatattagtattattgacattattcataataaaacCAATTCTCATGATCTTCTTTGGGTACCTAGATGTTGTAATGGTAGCTATGggacatttttaaaaaataattatctaAACTCTAACGAgataaataagtatattcCTGAAGATAATATTGACATTGATTGTATAAATCTGAAATTGATGGAAACGAGGTTTAGTAAAAATGTTGCTAGCTCAAGGacaacaaaaagaaaaagaatgatTGATATTGATAAAActgttttacatttttataaagaacATATTAGTgaatttttcaataataaaaacaaaattattagattaactaaaaaattatgcaaatataagaaaaaaagaaaatataacaatagcCATAACGAAAGTAGCAAAAATGGAGTACACCACAGTACCTATACTTATGATaagtgtaaaaatataagtaattcAATAAATAATGCAACACTATataaggggaaaaaaaaaaaaaatcaaaatactGTTTCTAAGGGTTCTCTTAAGAGCACAGCGAAGAGTGCAGCAAGAAACTCTTCTATTAATCCTACTAATAATACCTCTATTAATACATCAATGAATGGTACTAACAATGTCAATGATACCAATGATGATAACGACAACTATGACAATTATAAGGAAAATTACAGTAACAATGGTGAGGGCAACAGAGATGACAACAATTACGATAATAATTATGGTAATAATGACGACAGCAGTTGCGACAGTGGAGTGCCTAAGCCAAGTACCCTCGAAGGTAGCAAGGTTTTGaatcaaaatttaattaataacaatggtgttattaatgaaaatttaacaGGAAATACAAACAAcgctatatataaaaatatatgcaacaACCACAACTTATTTAACGACAGTTTTGTTAACAGCAGCATGCATAGTGTTGTAACAAATAGAAAATTGATtggaaataatattttgtctAATATTATTTGCCAAAGTTTTAATCAAAATGATGAACTTATTATCAATCAAAATATGACTGAAGAAGAACCTTCTTTTGTCGATCATGTCTCAAATAGTAGTGCATCACCTAATACTTGTTATATGAATTTCAGCAATAACTACTACTGTAATGACAGCGGTAGTAGTAACTGTAAtggtattaataataattgtaataatggTTATAGTAGCAATAGTagtaacaatagtaatagtaataatggtAATACTTCAAACTCTTTTAATccaaattattataataatccAAAGAACGGTAGAAGAACAAATGATATCAAAGCTTACACGAactcatataataaaaacacaAGTACCAACACctcattaaatatatctcAATTAGTTGAAggcaataataattttataaatatttccaaTACATTTATCAACACGAATTTTGCAAAAGAGTTTCGTCAAACGAATGACTTACTGTTAAAGCAAAAGAATTTCGatttaaatattcaataG
- a CDS encoding protein YIPF6 — protein sequence MTEGNNMTTQALHIANYEFTMDEPIKDTVIRDAKSIYQKILHICFHQYDGDNTIKKWDLWGSFIVYISLSVIIFLDKEVQEKKNTFAYFFVIFLVGHILVSLNLSLLHINIHFFQSLCIVNYSLIPLVFSSVMNMFISCRMLRLLFSMLSTVWSSYSNNKTNESKS from the exons ATGACAGAAGGAAATAATATGACGACGCAAG cTTTACATATCGCAAATTATGAGTTCACCATGGATGAGCCAATTAAGGACACAGTG ATACGTGACGCTAAAAGTATTTACCAAAAGATACTACATATTTGTTTTCATCAATACGATGGAGACAAtaccataaaaaaat GGGATTTATGGGGATCTTTTATTGTTTACATATCATTATCAGT aattatatttctAGATAAGGAAGTtcaggaaaagaaaaatacgtTTGCCTATTTTTTCGTCATCTTTCTTGTTGGTCATATTTTAGTATCCTTAAATTTGTCATTactacatataaatat ACACTTTTTCCAGTCATTATGCATTGTTAACTATTCCTTAATCCCCCTGGTATTTTCGTCCGTTATGAATATGTTTATATCCTGTCGAATGCTGAGGCTTCTATTTTCTATGCTGTCCACCGTTTGGTCTTCatacagtaataataaaacgaaTGAATCAAAAAGTTga